A DNA window from Akkermansiaceae bacterium contains the following coding sequences:
- a CDS encoding DUF1553 domain-containing protein yields the protein MSRHLPISLKSPFRQPLLGLGLLIGLPVTMSAGEVSFNRQILPILSDKCFHCHGPDSSHREADLRLDLREEAIKDAIVPGKSADSEALLRILSKDPDEVMPPPKSHLTLTQQEKDLLKQWIDEGAEYQPHWSFIAPASVVAVPAVTDKKWPRSDIDRFVLARLDAEKMKPSPEATRERWLRRATFDLTGLPPSQPEIDAFLSDTSPDAYGKVADRLLASTRFGERMAVPWMDIARYADSFGYQADIEMQTWPWRDWLIKVLNENLPWDQFITQQLAGDLLPDATHDQKLATAFNRLHRKTNEGGSIPEEMRQDGISDRVHTVGTAFLGLTFECSRCHDHKYDPILAKDYYSLAAFFNSIDEHGMIQGGENRGLTLPQPALMLPTPEQKSAIERTTTAVTTVGKDVAGIPAAHEADFQTWLGGKRELVDADLVAHFTFEEIKDGQIPNAAEKPLPPPAETQAASDAEKPADKADPASPKKAKAPPLKTARPGANKQTPGKLGQGMLCTGDDAIAMQDFGIKKCHDPLTFSFWLKPGENYPRAVVIANTTSFDANFCGYELLLENGRLRWQLMREFPGNVISIQSDEALPVGEWTHVVITYDGSSKAAGMRIDLNGKPAATKIVRDNLSRDFRTSGTINFGARGRDFGLRNGELDDIRIYKRPITPIESAQIFDGSSLSALLAKPSLSSEETSALREYYFSAIHPQARDGLKKLLTARTAWREVIDGVREISVMKETAEPRPAHILLRGAYDQPGEKVERETPAFLPPFPADAPRNRLGYAKWLTMPDHPLTSRVLVNRLWQEFFGTGIVATSDNFGLQGAHPTHPELLDWLARDFINSGWDHKRMCREIVLSATYRQDSRADAAQRERDPDNSLLARGPSRRLTAEMLRDSALALGGILQPQIGGPPVKPYQAEGSMWKTLNNFLPAYEEDKGAGVHRRSMYTFWRRTTTPPNMMVFDAATRDTCSAKRQSTNTPLQPLVLLNDPQFVEAARALGGRMLKEGGGTDEERVKWAFREVIGRPANAKEVPVLLELYRGQRESFTADPEGAAKLLTIGQIKPDPALPPIEAAAAATVASALFNLDASITLR from the coding sequence ATGAGCAGGCATTTACCCATATCCCTGAAGTCACCTTTCCGGCAGCCTTTGCTGGGGCTGGGTTTGCTCATCGGCCTGCCCGTCACCATGTCCGCCGGGGAGGTATCTTTCAACCGGCAGATCCTTCCCATCCTTTCGGACAAGTGCTTCCACTGCCACGGCCCTGACTCCTCCCACCGTGAGGCGGACCTCCGCCTGGATCTCCGCGAGGAGGCGATCAAGGACGCCATCGTCCCCGGCAAATCCGCCGACAGCGAGGCTCTCCTGCGCATCCTTTCCAAGGACCCGGACGAGGTGATGCCGCCGCCGAAGTCCCACCTCACGCTCACGCAGCAGGAGAAGGACCTGCTCAAGCAGTGGATCGACGAAGGGGCGGAATACCAGCCCCACTGGTCCTTCATCGCGCCTGCATCCGTGGTCGCCGTTCCGGCCGTCACTGACAAGAAGTGGCCGCGCAGTGACATCGACCGGTTTGTCCTCGCCCGTCTGGACGCGGAAAAAATGAAGCCTTCCCCGGAAGCCACGCGGGAGCGTTGGCTGCGCCGCGCCACCTTTGATCTGACCGGCCTCCCGCCTTCCCAGCCGGAGATCGACGCTTTCCTTTCGGATACCTCGCCGGACGCCTATGGAAAGGTGGCGGACCGCCTGTTGGCATCGACGCGCTTTGGGGAAAGGATGGCGGTGCCGTGGATGGATATCGCCCGCTACGCGGACTCCTTCGGCTACCAGGCGGACATCGAGATGCAGACCTGGCCGTGGCGTGACTGGCTGATCAAGGTGCTGAACGAGAACCTTCCCTGGGACCAGTTCATCACCCAGCAGCTCGCGGGTGATCTGCTGCCGGACGCCACGCATGACCAGAAGCTGGCCACTGCCTTCAACCGCCTGCACCGCAAGACGAACGAAGGCGGCAGCATCCCGGAGGAAATGCGCCAGGATGGCATCAGCGATCGGGTCCACACCGTGGGTACCGCGTTTCTCGGGCTGACCTTCGAGTGCTCCCGCTGCCACGACCATAAGTATGACCCGATCCTGGCGAAGGACTACTACTCGCTCGCCGCGTTCTTCAACAGCATCGACGAGCACGGGATGATCCAGGGCGGTGAGAACCGCGGACTGACTCTCCCTCAGCCCGCGCTGATGCTGCCCACACCGGAACAGAAAAGCGCGATCGAGCGCACGACCACCGCAGTCACCACGGTAGGGAAGGATGTCGCCGGCATCCCCGCCGCGCATGAAGCGGATTTCCAAACATGGCTCGGCGGCAAGCGCGAACTGGTGGACGCGGATCTCGTCGCCCACTTCACGTTTGAGGAGATCAAGGACGGGCAGATCCCGAACGCGGCGGAAAAGCCCTTGCCTCCGCCCGCGGAAACGCAAGCTGCCTCCGATGCTGAGAAGCCCGCCGACAAGGCGGACCCCGCATCGCCGAAGAAGGCCAAGGCTCCGCCGCTGAAGACCGCCCGGCCCGGTGCCAACAAACAGACTCCCGGCAAGCTGGGCCAAGGCATGCTCTGCACTGGGGACGATGCCATCGCCATGCAGGACTTCGGCATCAAGAAGTGCCATGATCCGCTCACCTTCTCCTTCTGGCTCAAGCCCGGCGAAAACTACCCGCGGGCGGTGGTCATCGCCAACACCACCTCCTTCGACGCCAACTTCTGCGGCTACGAACTCCTTCTCGAAAACGGGCGGCTCCGCTGGCAGCTGATGCGTGAGTTCCCCGGCAATGTCATCTCCATCCAGTCCGATGAAGCGCTGCCTGTGGGCGAGTGGACGCATGTCGTCATCACCTATGATGGATCGAGCAAGGCCGCGGGCATGAGGATCGACCTCAACGGCAAGCCCGCCGCCACGAAGATCGTCCGTGACAACCTCAGCCGTGACTTCCGGACCTCTGGCACCATCAACTTCGGCGCGCGCGGACGTGACTTCGGCCTCCGCAACGGTGAACTGGATGACATCCGCATCTACAAACGCCCCATCACGCCCATCGAGTCCGCCCAGATCTTCGATGGCTCGTCGCTCTCCGCCCTGCTGGCGAAACCGTCCCTCTCATCCGAGGAAACCTCCGCGCTGCGAGAATACTACTTTTCCGCCATCCATCCGCAGGCACGGGACGGATTGAAGAAACTGCTGACCGCCCGCACCGCCTGGCGGGAGGTGATCGACGGGGTGAGGGAAATTTCCGTGATGAAAGAAACCGCCGAGCCGCGGCCCGCCCACATCCTGCTGCGTGGCGCTTATGACCAACCGGGCGAGAAAGTGGAGCGGGAGACCCCGGCATTCCTTCCGCCGTTCCCGGCGGACGCACCGCGCAACCGTCTGGGCTACGCGAAGTGGCTCACCATGCCGGACCATCCGCTGACCTCCCGCGTGCTGGTGAACCGGTTGTGGCAGGAGTTTTTCGGCACTGGCATCGTCGCCACATCGGACAACTTCGGGCTGCAGGGCGCGCATCCCACCCATCCGGAACTGCTGGACTGGCTGGCGCGCGACTTCATCAACAGCGGCTGGGACCACAAGCGGATGTGCCGGGAGATCGTGCTGAGCGCCACCTACCGCCAGGACTCCAGGGCGGACGCCGCGCAGCGCGAAAGGGATCCGGACAACAGCCTGCTCGCCCGCGGACCGTCACGCCGTCTCACCGCGGAGATGCTGCGGGATTCCGCGCTCGCGCTCGGTGGCATCCTCCAGCCGCAGATCGGCGGACCGCCGGTGAAGCCCTACCAGGCCGAAGGCTCAATGTGGAAGACGCTGAACAATTTCCTTCCCGCCTATGAGGAGGACAAGGGGGCGGGTGTTCACCGCCGCTCGATGTACACCTTCTGGCGGCGCACCACCACGCCGCCGAACATGATGGTGTTCGACGCGGCCACCCGCGACACCTGCTCCGCGAAGCGCCAGAGCACGAACACCCCGCTGCAACCGCTGGTCCTGCTCAATGACCCGCAGTTCGTGGAAGCCGCCCGCGCCCTCGGCGGACGCATGCTTAAGGAAGGCGGCGGCACGGATGAGGAGCGCGTGAAGTGGGCGTTCCGCGAAGTCATCGGCAGGCCCGCCAACGCGAAGGAAGTGCCGGTGTTGCTGGAGCTCTACAGGGGCCAGCGCGAGAGTTTCACCGCGGATCCGGAGGGAGCGGCCAAGCTCCTCACCATCGGCCAGATCAAGCCGGACCCGGCCCTGCCACCCATCGAGGCCGCTGCCGCCGCCACCGTGGCCAGCGCCCTCTTCAACCTGGACGCCAGCATCACACTCCGATGA